A window of the Dickeya dianthicola NCPPB 453 genome harbors these coding sequences:
- the nudK gene encoding GDP-mannose pyrophosphatase NudK, protein MSSPITILDKQLLSDHWFVLHKYVFDLKRKNGGIVRQMREVYDRGNGAAILLYNRVRGTVVLTRQFRMPTYLNGNESGMLLEACAGLLDDQSPEQCIRNEAIEETGYQIGEVEKLFEAYMSPGGVTELVHFFAAEYDDSQRKTNGGGVDDEDIEVLELPFNDALAMIKDGRIRDGKTIMLLQHAQINGWFANMR, encoded by the coding sequence ATGTCGTCGCCCATTACTATTCTTGATAAGCAACTGTTATCCGATCACTGGTTTGTGCTGCATAAATATGTGTTCGATTTGAAACGTAAGAATGGCGGCATAGTGCGCCAGATGCGGGAAGTGTATGACCGCGGCAACGGCGCCGCCATCCTGCTGTACAACCGTGTTCGGGGGACCGTCGTGCTGACGAGACAATTCCGAATGCCGACTTACCTGAATGGCAATGAAAGCGGAATGTTGCTGGAGGCGTGCGCCGGTTTGCTGGACGATCAGTCGCCGGAACAGTGCATCCGTAATGAGGCAATCGAAGAAACCGGTTACCAGATAGGCGAAGTGGAAAAGTTGTTTGAAGCCTACATGTCACCGGGTGGTGTAACCGAGCTGGTGCATTTTTTTGCCGCGGAATATGACGATTCACAGCGTAAAACGAACGGCGGCGGTGTGGATGATGAGGATATCGAAGTGCTGGAGTTGCCGTTTAACGACGCGCTGGCGATGATTAAGGACGGGCGTATCCGTGATGGTAAAACCATCATGCTGTTGCAGCACGCGCAGATTAACGGCTGGTTTGCCAACATGCGCTAA
- the maeB gene encoding NADP-dependent oxaloacetate-decarboxylating malate dehydrogenase yields the protein MDEQLKQSALDFHQYPVPGKIQVSPTKPLATQRDLALAYSPGVAAPCLEIAEDPLAAYKYTARGNLVAVISNGTAVLGLGNIGALAGKPVMEGKGVLFKKFSGVDVFDIEVDEQDPDKLIDVIAALEPTFGGINLEDIKAPECFYIEQKLRERMKIPVFHDDQHGTAIICTAAVLNGLRVVEKQISDVRLVVSGAGAASIACLNLLVALGLKHENIVVCDSRGVIYKGREANMAETKAAYAIDDNGSRSLADAIPNADIFLGCSGPGVLTQDMVKTMAPRPLIMALANPEPEILPPLVKAVRPDAIVCTGRSDYPNQVNNVLCFPFIFRGALDVGATTINEEMKLACVHAIADLALAEQSEVVASAYGDQDLSFGPEYLIPKPFDPRLIIKIAPAVAKAAMASGVATRPIENFDDYIEKLTQFVYKTNLFMKPVFSQARTQPKRVVLAEGEDPRVLHATQELVSLGLAFPVLIGRPGVIEKRIQKLGLQIAIGKDFEVVNNESDPRFKAYWTEYFEMMKRRGVSQEQAQRDMRGNPTLIGSIMVHRGEADAMICGTVGNYEEHFSVVEKVFGYRDGVHVAGAMNALLLPSGNTFIADTYVNPDPTSEQLAEITLMAASTVRRFGIEPKVALLSHSSFGTSDSPTAKKMRATLERVNKLAPELQIDGEMHGDAALVEAIRREQMPNSPLKGAANILIMPNMEAARISYNLLRVSSSEGVTVGPVLMGVAKPVHILTPIASVRRIVNMVALAVVEAQTELL from the coding sequence ATGGATGAACAACTGAAGCAAAGCGCACTGGACTTCCATCAATATCCGGTGCCGGGAAAAATCCAGGTTTCCCCGACTAAACCGCTGGCCACGCAGCGCGACCTGGCGCTGGCCTATTCCCCGGGCGTTGCTGCGCCTTGTCTGGAAATCGCTGAAGATCCGCTGGCGGCTTACAAATATACCGCGCGCGGCAATCTGGTGGCGGTGATCTCCAACGGTACCGCCGTGCTGGGGCTGGGCAACATCGGCGCGCTGGCCGGTAAGCCGGTGATGGAAGGCAAAGGGGTGCTGTTCAAGAAATTCTCCGGTGTCGATGTGTTTGATATCGAAGTGGACGAGCAGGATCCGGACAAGCTGATCGACGTGATCGCGGCGCTGGAGCCGACCTTTGGCGGCATCAACCTGGAAGATATCAAGGCGCCGGAGTGCTTCTACATTGAGCAGAAGCTGCGCGAGCGCATGAAGATTCCGGTATTCCACGACGACCAGCACGGCACCGCCATTATCTGTACCGCGGCGGTGTTGAACGGCTTGCGCGTGGTGGAAAAACAGATTTCCGACGTCCGGCTAGTGGTGTCCGGCGCGGGCGCGGCATCCATCGCCTGCCTGAATCTGCTGGTGGCGCTGGGGCTGAAGCATGAAAACATCGTGGTGTGTGATTCCCGCGGCGTTATCTACAAAGGCCGTGAAGCCAACATGGCGGAAACCAAAGCGGCGTACGCTATTGATGATAACGGCAGCCGTTCGCTGGCCGACGCCATTCCAAATGCGGACATTTTCCTCGGTTGTTCCGGTCCGGGCGTGCTGACGCAGGACATGGTCAAGACGATGGCGCCGCGTCCGCTGATCATGGCGCTGGCTAACCCGGAGCCGGAAATTCTGCCGCCGCTGGTGAAAGCAGTGCGTCCGGATGCCATCGTCTGCACCGGCCGTTCCGACTATCCGAACCAGGTCAACAACGTACTGTGTTTCCCGTTCATCTTCCGCGGCGCGCTGGATGTGGGCGCGACCACCATCAATGAAGAGATGAAGCTGGCCTGCGTACACGCCATTGCCGACCTGGCGCTGGCGGAGCAGAGCGAAGTGGTGGCATCCGCTTATGGCGATCAGGATCTCTCCTTCGGGCCGGAATACCTGATCCCTAAACCGTTCGATCCGCGGCTGATCATCAAGATCGCGCCGGCGGTGGCGAAGGCGGCGATGGCGTCCGGTGTGGCGACCCGCCCGATTGAAAACTTCGACGATTACATCGAGAAACTGACGCAGTTCGTCTACAAAACCAACCTGTTCATGAAGCCTGTCTTCTCTCAGGCCCGCACCCAGCCGAAACGCGTGGTGTTGGCGGAAGGGGAAGACCCGCGCGTGCTGCACGCCACGCAGGAACTGGTGTCGCTGGGGCTGGCGTTTCCGGTATTGATCGGCCGTCCGGGCGTTATCGAAAAACGCATCCAGAAGCTGGGCTTGCAGATTGCCATCGGCAAGGATTTCGAGGTGGTGAACAACGAATCCGACCCGCGCTTCAAAGCCTACTGGACCGAATATTTTGAGATGATGAAACGTCGCGGCGTGTCTCAAGAGCAGGCGCAACGCGACATGCGCGGCAACCCGACGTTGATCGGCTCCATCATGGTTCACCGCGGCGAAGCGGATGCGATGATCTGCGGTACGGTCGGTAACTATGAAGAGCACTTCAGCGTGGTAGAGAAAGTGTTCGGCTATCGTGATGGCGTGCATGTGGCGGGCGCGATGAACGCGTTGCTGTTGCCGAGCGGCAATACCTTTATCGCCGATACCTACGTCAACCCGGACCCGACGTCGGAACAGCTGGCGGAGATCACCCTGATGGCGGCCAGCACCGTGCGCCGTTTCGGTATCGAACCCAAAGTGGCATTGCTGTCGCATTCCAGTTTCGGCACGTCTGATTCGCCGACGGCGAAGAAAATGCGCGCCACGCTGGAACGGGTGAACAAGCTGGCGCCGGAGCTGCAAATCGACGGCGAAATGCACGGCGACGCCGCGCTGGTGGAGGCTATCCGTCGTGAGCAGATGCCGAACAGCCCGCTGAAAGGCGCGGCCAATATCCTGATCATGCCGAACATGGAAGCCGCCCGCATCAGCTACAACCTGCTGCGCGTGTCTTCCTCCGAAGGCGTGACCGTCGGGCCGGTGCTGATGGGCGTTGCCAAGCCGGTACACATTCTGACGCCGATCGCCTCCGTGCGCCGTATCGTCAACATGGTCGCGCTGGCGGTGGTGGAAGCACAGACCGAGCTGCTGTAA
- a CDS encoding YaiI/YqxD family protein, translating into MTAIWVDADACPNVIKDVLYRAADRTATRLTLVANQPLKTPPSPHIHSLRVAAGFDVADNEIVRRVQPGDLVITADIPLAAEVLEKQAVALNPRGERYTPDTIRERLTMRDFMDTLRASGVQTGGPAALNQRDRQQFANELEKWLRQQA; encoded by the coding sequence ATGACCGCCATCTGGGTGGACGCCGACGCCTGTCCCAATGTGATTAAAGACGTGCTCTATCGCGCCGCCGATCGCACCGCGACGCGCCTGACGCTGGTCGCCAACCAGCCGCTTAAAACGCCGCCTTCGCCGCACATTCACAGTTTGCGCGTCGCCGCCGGATTCGATGTGGCGGATAACGAAATCGTGCGCCGCGTTCAGCCGGGCGATCTGGTGATCACCGCGGATATCCCGCTGGCGGCCGAAGTGCTGGAAAAACAGGCGGTCGCGCTCAACCCGCGCGGCGAACGTTACACGCCGGATACCATCCGCGAGCGGCTAACGATGCGGGATTTCATGGATACGCTGCGCGCCAGCGGGGTACAAACCGGCGGCCCGGCTGCATTAAATCAGCGCGACCGCCAGCAGTTCGCTAACGAACTGGAGAAATGGCTGCGCCAGCAGGCGTAA
- the hemF gene encoding oxygen-dependent coproporphyrinogen oxidase, producing the protein MSSPDINAIKHFLLTLQDNLCRQFELTDGTATFIEDAWQHASGGGGRSRVLRQGQVFEQAGVNFSHVSGTSLPPSASTHRPELAGRSFQAMGVSLVVHPLNPYVPTSHANIRFFIAEKPGEPAVWWFGGGFDLTPYYGFEEDAVHWHQTAFDLCKPFGDDVYPRYKQWCDDYFVLKHRNEARGVGGLFFDDLNTPDFDASFAFMRAVGEGFRHAYLPIVNRRKDIPWGERERQFQLYRRGRYVEFNLVWDRGTLFGLQSGGRTESILMSLPPLVRWEYQYQPEPDSPEAALYRDFLPARDWLGLNTPSGARG; encoded by the coding sequence ATGAGCTCACCTGATATCAACGCGATCAAGCACTTTTTGCTCACGTTACAGGACAACCTGTGCCGACAGTTTGAACTAACCGATGGCACCGCCACCTTTATTGAAGACGCCTGGCAGCATGCCTCCGGCGGCGGCGGACGCAGCCGCGTTCTGCGTCAGGGGCAGGTATTTGAGCAGGCCGGAGTGAATTTCTCTCACGTTTCCGGCACCTCGCTGCCGCCGTCGGCCAGCACCCACCGTCCGGAACTGGCCGGACGCAGTTTTCAGGCGATGGGCGTTTCGCTGGTTGTCCATCCGCTGAATCCGTATGTCCCGACCAGCCATGCCAACATCCGCTTTTTCATCGCCGAAAAACCGGGCGAACCGGCGGTATGGTGGTTCGGCGGTGGTTTCGATCTCACCCCGTACTACGGTTTTGAAGAGGACGCCGTTCACTGGCATCAGACCGCGTTCGATTTGTGTAAACCGTTCGGCGACGACGTCTACCCGCGTTACAAGCAGTGGTGCGACGACTACTTCGTCCTCAAACACCGCAACGAAGCGCGCGGTGTTGGCGGCTTGTTCTTCGACGACCTCAACACACCGGATTTCGACGCCAGCTTTGCCTTCATGCGCGCGGTGGGCGAAGGTTTCCGGCACGCCTATTTGCCGATCGTCAATCGCCGCAAAGACATTCCGTGGGGCGAGCGGGAGCGCCAGTTCCAGCTTTATCGCCGCGGGCGCTATGTAGAATTCAACCTGGTGTGGGACCGGGGCACGCTGTTCGGCCTGCAAAGCGGCGGGCGCACTGAGTCGATCCTGATGTCGCTGCCGCCGCTGGTGCGCTGGGAATACCAGTACCAACCGGAGCCGGACAGCCCGGAAGCGGCGCTGTACCGCGACTTCCTGCCCGCTCGCGACTGGCTCGGCCTGAATACGCCGTCGGGAGCACGCGGATGA
- a CDS encoding GNAT family acetyltransferase produces MEIRIFRQDDFEEVITLWERCDLLRPWNDPEMDIERKLNHDPDLFLVAEVGGEVVGSVMGGYDGHRGSAYYLGVHPDYRGRGIANALISRLEKKLIARGCPKIHLMVRQNNTAVISMYEKMNYDMVDSITLGKRLIEDQEY; encoded by the coding sequence ATGGAAATCCGCATATTCAGGCAAGATGACTTTGAAGAAGTGATCACCCTTTGGGAGCGTTGCGATTTGCTGCGTCCCTGGAATGACCCGGAAATGGATATTGAGCGCAAGCTTAACCATGATCCCGACCTGTTTCTGGTGGCGGAAGTGGGCGGCGAGGTGGTTGGCTCGGTGATGGGGGGGTATGACGGTCACCGTGGTTCGGCCTACTATCTGGGGGTGCATCCCGATTACCGCGGCCGCGGCATCGCCAATGCGCTGATCAGCCGTCTGGAGAAAAAACTGATCGCGCGCGGTTGCCCGAAGATCCACCTGATGGTGCGGCAGAACAACACGGCCGTCATCAGCATGTATGAAAAGATGAATTACGACATGGTCGATAGCATCACGCTGGGAAAGCGCTTGATTGAAGACCAGGAGTATTGA
- a CDS encoding RpoE-regulated lipoprotein → MTKVRPLFLVFPLLLAGCSMLSGFSWPSFSWSSLSPFNGFGHHPTVSDAGVGGINAKTPMLESALNDALNGDYRLRGGMETRNGKLVSIYEALKDDSVRLEISGAPKGQVTQVAVMDKAIASEWGVKIGDEFSSLYSKAFGLCQPGQGAADARSVECVAPQGKHVSYLFSGDWSGPEGLMPPDDILKSWKVSKIVWHAQGRE, encoded by the coding sequence GTGACAAAAGTGCGTCCGTTGTTTCTGGTTTTCCCGCTGTTGCTGGCGGGGTGCAGCATGTTATCCGGTTTTTCCTGGCCCAGTTTTTCCTGGTCCAGTTTGTCGCCGTTCAACGGGTTCGGCCATCATCCGACGGTATCGGACGCCGGCGTCGGGGGCATTAATGCCAAAACGCCGATGCTGGAGTCGGCATTGAACGACGCGCTAAACGGCGATTATCGCCTGCGCGGCGGTATGGAAACCCGTAACGGCAAGCTGGTATCGATTTACGAAGCGCTCAAGGATGACAGCGTCAGGCTGGAAATCAGCGGCGCGCCGAAAGGCCAGGTCACACAGGTGGCGGTAATGGACAAGGCGATCGCCAGCGAGTGGGGCGTGAAAATCGGCGATGAATTCAGCTCGCTTTACAGCAAGGCATTTGGCCTCTGTCAGCCGGGACAAGGCGCGGCGGACGCCCGCAGCGTTGAGTGCGTAGCGCCGCAGGGCAAACACGTCAGCTACCTGTTCTCCGGCGACTGGAGCGGGCCGGAAGGGCTGATGCCGCCCGATGATATTCTCAAGAGCTGGAAGGTCAGCAAGATCGTCTGGCATGCGCAGGGCCGAGAATAA